In Bradyrhizobium erythrophlei, a single genomic region encodes these proteins:
- a CDS encoding efflux RND transporter permease subunit gives MTHSFIDRPIFATVLSVFVTLIGLGALAILPIAQYPQIVPPTVQITTSYPGASADVVSRTVATPLEQDINGVENMIYMNSQSTGDGKLTITVTFRIGTDLNVAQMLTQNRVQDALPRLPEDVQRLGVQVRKATPNILLAVHLSSPDSSRDLLYISNYATLHVKDALTRLPGVGDVQIFAGREYAMRIWLDPDKVAAHNLNANEVLTALRAQNIQVSAGILNQPPVATKQAYQLNVQALGRLSTPEQFASIVLKADGEGRVTRLRDVGRVEIGASDYGSTAFMDRDPGLPLLIFAQPGANSLAVDHEVLDAMQTLAKDFPPGLAYTIIYDPTIFVGKSVDEVIKTIFVAILLVVGVVFLFLQSWRAAIIPVIAIPVSLVGTFTFLYALGISLNNLSLFGLVLAVGIVVDDAIVVVENVERNLERGMQPAEAAHVTMREVGGALISIALTLCAVFVPSAFLSGITGQFFRQFAVTIAASTLISCFVSLTLSPALCAVLFKAHEPGHAARRSRIARWVQAAFDRFNFGFNWLSTAYGRLTRRLLQITGVVLAVYLVLIGIAGLQFARAPTGFIPEQDQGYLITVLQLPPGATLDRTEAVVEKAIDIIMSTPGVEHVAPFAGLDATTFTIASNAATIFSGLPSLYNHEVKGVTAASVLADLRKRLSVIQEAHVLTIPPPPVQGIGNAGGFKMMVQDRAGLGSDALSKASQTLVAAANKDPSFAGVFTLFGTRSPSVYADIDREKAEKVGLTPTDVFSTLQLYLGSQYVNDFNYLGRTYQVIAQADGSFRQGPQDIARLKARNSSGEMVPVGTVARMKSESMPYRVPRYDLFPAAEVMGVAAPGVATGSALQRMEELAREVLPPGIGFEWTELAFQQQLPGTSSLLVFGAAALFVFLVLAAQYESWNLPLAVVMIVPMCLLASVTGLLMRGMPIDVLAQIGFVVLVGLAAKNAILIVEFARQTEESGVSPAEAAITAARTRLRPILMTSLAFIFGVAPLVVATGAGSEMRQSLGTAVFSGMLGVTAFGLLFTPAFYTIVRKIGRKDAKSSAQATHVVAAGDDHASGAKAA, from the coding sequence ATGACCCACAGCTTCATCGACAGGCCGATCTTCGCCACCGTGCTCAGCGTCTTCGTGACGCTGATCGGGCTGGGGGCGCTCGCGATCCTGCCCATTGCACAATATCCGCAGATCGTGCCGCCCACGGTCCAGATCACCACAAGCTATCCGGGCGCCTCCGCGGACGTGGTTTCGCGTACCGTCGCCACGCCGCTTGAGCAGGACATCAACGGCGTCGAGAACATGATCTACATGAACAGCCAGTCGACCGGCGACGGCAAGCTCACCATCACCGTGACGTTTCGGATCGGCACCGACCTCAACGTGGCACAGATGCTGACGCAGAACCGGGTGCAGGACGCCCTGCCCCGCCTGCCGGAGGATGTGCAGCGGCTCGGCGTTCAGGTGAGAAAGGCAACGCCCAACATTCTGCTTGCCGTCCACCTTTCTTCGCCGGACTCATCCCGTGACCTGCTCTACATCTCGAACTATGCCACGCTGCACGTGAAAGACGCGCTAACCCGGCTGCCCGGCGTCGGCGACGTGCAGATCTTTGCCGGCCGCGAATACGCCATGCGCATCTGGCTCGATCCGGACAAGGTCGCCGCGCATAATCTGAACGCGAACGAGGTCCTGACCGCGCTGCGCGCCCAGAACATCCAGGTTTCGGCGGGCATCCTGAACCAGCCGCCAGTCGCAACCAAGCAAGCCTATCAGCTCAACGTTCAGGCGCTCGGCCGGCTCTCCACGCCGGAGCAGTTTGCGTCAATCGTGCTGAAAGCCGACGGCGAAGGGCGCGTGACGCGCCTGCGCGACGTCGGCCGCGTCGAAATCGGCGCCTCCGACTACGGCTCGACCGCCTTCATGGACCGGGACCCGGGTCTGCCACTCCTGATCTTCGCCCAGCCGGGCGCCAATTCGCTCGCGGTCGATCACGAAGTGCTCGATGCCATGCAAACGCTGGCCAAGGATTTCCCGCCCGGCCTCGCCTACACGATCATCTATGACCCCACCATCTTTGTCGGCAAATCGGTAGACGAGGTGATCAAGACGATCTTCGTAGCGATCCTGCTCGTGGTCGGCGTCGTGTTCCTGTTCCTCCAGAGCTGGCGCGCTGCGATCATTCCGGTGATCGCGATTCCCGTGTCGCTGGTCGGCACCTTCACTTTCCTGTATGCGCTCGGCATTTCACTGAACAACCTGTCGCTGTTCGGCCTTGTACTCGCGGTCGGCATCGTGGTCGACGACGCCATCGTCGTGGTGGAGAATGTCGAGCGCAATCTCGAGCGAGGCATGCAACCGGCCGAGGCCGCCCATGTCACCATGAGAGAGGTCGGCGGCGCGCTGATCTCGATCGCGCTGACGCTATGCGCGGTGTTCGTGCCCTCGGCATTCCTGTCCGGCATCACCGGGCAATTCTTCCGCCAATTCGCGGTGACGATCGCGGCCTCGACTTTGATCTCCTGCTTCGTCTCGCTGACCTTGAGCCCTGCTCTCTGCGCGGTGCTGTTCAAGGCCCACGAGCCCGGCCACGCCGCGCGCCGTTCGCGTATCGCGCGTTGGGTGCAGGCCGCATTCGATCGCTTCAACTTCGGCTTCAACTGGCTGTCGACCGCGTATGGCCGGCTGACGCGGCGCCTCCTTCAGATCACTGGCGTCGTGCTCGCTGTCTATCTTGTGTTGATCGGCATCGCAGGCCTCCAGTTCGCCCGGGCCCCCACTGGCTTTATTCCCGAGCAGGACCAGGGCTATCTGATTACGGTCCTCCAACTGCCGCCCGGCGCGACGCTCGACCGGACCGAGGCTGTGGTCGAGAAAGCGATCGACATCATCATGTCGACGCCGGGCGTCGAGCACGTCGCACCGTTCGCCGGACTTGATGCGACCACGTTCACGATCGCCTCCAACGCGGCCACCATCTTTTCCGGCCTGCCGTCGCTCTACAATCACGAGGTCAAGGGGGTGACCGCTGCCAGCGTGCTGGCCGACCTGCGCAAGCGCCTTTCGGTGATCCAGGAAGCCCATGTGCTGACGATTCCGCCGCCGCCGGTGCAGGGTATCGGCAACGCCGGCGGCTTCAAGATGATGGTGCAGGATCGCGCCGGTCTCGGATCGGATGCGCTCTCGAAAGCGTCGCAGACGCTGGTCGCCGCCGCCAACAAGGATCCGAGCTTTGCCGGTGTGTTTACGCTGTTCGGCACGCGCTCGCCCTCGGTCTACGCCGACATCGACCGCGAGAAGGCCGAAAAGGTCGGGCTGACGCCGACCGACGTCTTCTCGACATTGCAGCTCTATCTCGGCTCGCAGTATGTCAACGACTTCAACTATCTCGGCCGCACTTATCAAGTGATTGCGCAGGCGGACGGCAGTTTCCGCCAGGGCCCGCAGGACATCGCACGGCTGAAGGCGCGCAATAGCTCGGGCGAGATGGTGCCGGTCGGCACCGTGGCGCGGATGAAATCCGAGAGCATGCCCTACCGCGTGCCTCGCTACGACCTCTTCCCTGCCGCCGAGGTTATGGGCGTCGCCGCGCCCGGCGTTGCGACCGGCAGCGCGCTCCAACGGATGGAAGAGCTCGCCCGCGAAGTGCTGCCGCCGGGCATCGGCTTCGAGTGGACCGAGCTTGCGTTCCAGCAGCAACTGCCGGGGACCTCATCGCTGCTGGTGTTCGGCGCTGCCGCTCTGTTCGTCTTCCTGGTGCTCGCGGCCCAGTACGAGAGCTGGAACCTGCCGCTCGCGGTCGTGATGATCGTGCCGATGTGCCTGCTTGCGTCCGTGACCGGCCTCTTGATGCGGGGCATGCCGATCGACGTGCTCGCGCAGATCGGATTCGTCGTTCTGGTGGGACTGGCAGCCAAGAACGCGATTCTGATCGTGGAATTCGCCCGGCAAACCGAGGAAAGCGGCGTTAGCCCGGCTGAGGCCGCCATCACCGCGGCGCGCACCCGGCTTCGTCCGATCCTGATGACGTCGCTCGCCTTCATCTTCGGCGTCGCGCCGCTGGTGGTGGCGACCGGCGCGGGCTCGGAGATGCGTCAGTCGCTGGGTACAGCGGTGTTCTCAGGGATGCTCGGCGTAACCGCATTCGGCCTGCTGTTCACGCCGGCCTTCTACACCATCGTGCGCAAGATCGGCCGCAAGGACGCGAAGAGCAGCGCCCAAGCCACACATGTCGTCGCGGCCGGCGACGATCATGCGAGCGGCGCAAAGGCAGCTTGA
- the bioD gene encoding dethiobiotin synthase, with product MSRRIVVTGTDTEIGKTVFAAGLADILGACYWKPIQSGLEGETDSQVVARLGGLSPDRILPERYRLTTPVSPHQSAAVDGVNIEIDALEVPDTGRRPLVIEGAGGLMVPLDRSTLYIDVFARWRLPIVLCARTALGTINHSLLSIEALRRRDIELLGIAFLGDSHPESERAICEIGRVKRLGRLPNLSPLTRDRLREAFVAAFKPGDFGL from the coding sequence ATGAGTCGGCGGATCGTCGTCACCGGCACCGACACCGAGATCGGCAAGACAGTCTTTGCCGCAGGCCTCGCAGATATCCTTGGGGCCTGTTACTGGAAACCGATCCAGTCCGGTCTTGAAGGCGAGACGGATTCGCAAGTCGTCGCGCGGCTTGGTGGCTTGTCTCCCGATCGCATTCTGCCCGAACGCTATCGGTTGACGACGCCGGTCTCGCCACATCAATCTGCCGCGGTCGATGGCGTCAATATCGAGATCGATGCCCTTGAGGTGCCCGACACCGGCCGCCGGCCACTGGTGATCGAGGGCGCCGGCGGCCTGATGGTGCCGCTCGATCGGTCTACCCTTTATATAGACGTGTTCGCGCGGTGGCGCCTTCCGATCGTGCTGTGTGCGCGAACCGCGCTTGGCACCATCAATCATTCGCTGTTGTCGATCGAAGCCTTGCGCCGCCGCGATATCGAACTTCTCGGTATTGCCTTCCTCGGCGACAGCCATCCCGAAAGCGAGCGCGCGATCTGCGAGATCGGCCGCGTCAAACGTCTGGGAAGGCTGCCGAACCTTTCGCCGCTCACGCGTGACCGCTTGCGCGAAGCATTCGTAGCGGCGTTCAAGCCGGGCGATTTCGGTCTGTGA
- a CDS encoding MFS transporter: MQQGTEGPAAIENDGRLLYRKVILRIIPFIFVCYVLNYIDRVNVSFAKLQFKDDLGLTDASYGLGVGLFYVGYILFEVPSNLLLQKIGARKTIMRIMCLWGLISMAMAFVTTPLQFYLARMLLGAAEAGFFPGVILYLTLWFPDRMRGRIMSYFVLAIAASGTIGGPVSGVIMQHLGGFLGFRSWQWLFLIEGVLPLAMGVAALFVLDDRPLDARWLSRQEQDLLVANLSVHREPEGVSGFQAFLMALRKPMLWVATSGYFSVTWAGMVLNFWAPTIIQRSGVTNVLHVGLLSAVPYAIGAVGMLALGYHSDWRMERHWHFFTAVFAAGCATIATAFSLWSSALSIACLSLLAIGYLSAIALFWTIPTGFLSEKESPGSIAFISSAGQIGSLVAPVLFGYVSDRTGNLTMGACLVALVLFIGGVAVVSLKNFAKTD; encoded by the coding sequence TTGCAACAAGGGACGGAAGGTCCGGCGGCCATCGAGAACGATGGACGCCTTCTCTACCGCAAGGTGATCTTGCGGATCATCCCGTTCATCTTCGTTTGTTACGTCCTGAACTATATCGACCGGGTCAATGTCAGCTTCGCCAAGCTGCAGTTCAAGGACGATCTCGGTCTCACCGATGCGAGTTATGGCCTCGGCGTCGGCCTGTTCTATGTCGGCTACATCCTGTTCGAAGTGCCGAGCAATCTGCTCTTGCAGAAAATCGGTGCGCGCAAGACCATCATGCGGATCATGTGCCTGTGGGGCCTGATCTCAATGGCGATGGCGTTCGTCACAACGCCGTTGCAGTTCTATCTCGCCCGCATGCTGTTGGGAGCGGCGGAGGCCGGCTTCTTTCCCGGCGTCATTCTCTATCTCACGCTCTGGTTTCCGGACCGCATGCGCGGGCGGATCATGTCTTACTTCGTGCTCGCGATTGCGGCCTCAGGGACGATCGGGGGCCCGGTTTCCGGAGTGATCATGCAGCACCTCGGCGGGTTTCTCGGTTTCAGGAGCTGGCAATGGCTGTTCCTGATCGAAGGAGTGTTGCCGCTCGCGATGGGCGTTGCCGCCCTTTTCGTACTCGATGACCGCCCGCTCGATGCAAGATGGCTCTCCCGGCAAGAGCAGGATTTGCTTGTCGCCAATTTGTCGGTCCACCGCGAGCCCGAAGGCGTTTCCGGATTTCAGGCCTTCCTGATGGCGCTCCGCAAGCCGATGCTTTGGGTCGCAACATCAGGCTATTTCTCCGTGACCTGGGCCGGGATGGTTCTTAATTTCTGGGCGCCCACGATCATTCAGCGTTCGGGCGTGACGAACGTCTTGCATGTCGGTCTGTTGTCTGCCGTGCCTTACGCGATCGGCGCGGTCGGTATGCTTGCGCTCGGTTATCATTCGGATTGGCGCATGGAGCGGCACTGGCACTTCTTCACAGCGGTGTTTGCCGCGGGCTGTGCGACAATTGCGACCGCCTTTTCGCTGTGGAGTTCGGCACTGTCGATCGCCTGCCTGTCCTTGCTCGCGATCGGCTATCTGTCAGCGATCGCCTTGTTCTGGACCATTCCGACCGGTTTCCTTTCCGAGAAGGAATCGCCAGGCAGCATCGCCTTCATCAGCAGCGCGGGCCAGATTGGAAGTCTCGTTGCACCGGTGCTGTTTGGTTACGTCTCCGACCGCACTGGAAATCTCACGATGGGCGCGTGCCTCGTCGCTTTGGTGCTCTTCATCGGCGGAGTTGCGGTTGTAAGCCTCAAGAACTTCGCGAAAACAGATTAG
- a CDS encoding 8-amino-7-oxononanoate synthase, whose translation MSFAASYVADLSALEKDDRLRSLKPRAGIDFSSNDYLGLASNPRMRRAISAAVEAGTPIGSGGSRLLRGNCAEHERLEAEAAGFFGAEASIFFPSGYIANFSVLTTLPQRGDLLVLDQLVHASIHEGARAGRAEFRFSAHNDANSVEQVIRAWRSEGGAGQVWIVAESLYSMDGDFAPLDALVAIADRHDAFLMIDEAHATGVYGEEGRGLTAAYEGRENLIAIHTCGKALGVAGALVTTTKILRDFIVNRCRPFIFSTAPSPLMAVAVEAALSILREEPEHQRRLANLIGFARREIGARQGWLLFGSQILPFIVGDNARAMALAAAMQARGFDIRGIRPPTVPAGTARLRISLTNNVGESDVRAMLEALAEETGERR comes from the coding sequence GTGAGCTTTGCTGCAAGCTACGTCGCGGACTTAAGCGCGCTCGAGAAGGACGATCGGCTGCGCAGCCTGAAGCCGCGCGCCGGTATCGACTTTTCCTCCAACGACTATCTGGGGCTCGCCAGCAACCCGCGCATGCGCCGGGCGATTTCGGCGGCGGTTGAAGCCGGGACGCCGATCGGCTCCGGCGGTTCGCGGCTTCTACGGGGTAACTGCGCCGAACATGAACGACTCGAGGCTGAGGCCGCCGGGTTTTTCGGCGCAGAAGCATCGATCTTCTTTCCCTCGGGCTACATCGCCAATTTCTCCGTGCTCACGACGCTGCCGCAACGGGGCGACCTTCTGGTGCTGGATCAACTGGTCCATGCCAGCATTCATGAGGGCGCGCGGGCCGGCCGCGCCGAGTTTCGCTTCAGTGCGCACAACGACGCCAACTCCGTCGAACAAGTGATCCGCGCCTGGCGTTCGGAAGGCGGCGCGGGTCAGGTCTGGATCGTCGCCGAAAGTCTTTACAGCATGGATGGCGACTTCGCGCCGCTCGACGCGCTGGTTGCGATTGCAGACCGGCACGATGCATTCCTGATGATCGACGAGGCGCATGCGACCGGCGTCTATGGCGAGGAGGGCCGCGGCCTGACGGCGGCCTATGAAGGGCGTGAAAATCTGATTGCGATTCACACCTGCGGCAAGGCGTTGGGCGTGGCCGGCGCGTTGGTCACGACGACGAAGATCTTGCGCGACTTCATCGTCAACCGCTGCCGCCCTTTCATTTTTTCCACGGCGCCGTCGCCGCTGATGGCGGTCGCCGTCGAGGCCGCGCTGTCGATCCTGCGCGAGGAACCGGAGCATCAGCGACGCCTAGCCAATCTGATTGGTTTCGCGCGGCGCGAAATCGGCGCACGCCAGGGCTGGCTTCTATTCGGGTCGCAAATCCTGCCCTTTATCGTCGGCGACAATGCCCGGGCGATGGCGTTGGCAGCAGCCATGCAGGCGCGCGGTTTCGACATCAGGGGCATCCGTCCGCCGACGGTACCGGCCGGCACGGCGCGCTTACGTATCTCGCTGACCAATAACGTCGGCGAGAGCGACGTGCGTGCGATGCTGGAGGCGCTTGCTGAAGAGACCGGCGAACGGCGATGA
- the bioB gene encoding biotin synthase BioB, with translation MADGLVETRKDGQAQGNQGGGAIRHNWTRAEAEALYDLPFADLMFRAQSIHRANFDPNHVETASLLSIKTGGCPEDCGYCSQSAHYDTGLKATKLMAQVDVVATAQRARDAGATRFCMAAAWRNPKDRDLDEVCGMVSAVKQLGMETCATLGMLTPAQAERLRDAGLDFYNHNIDTSPEFYDQIITTRTLQDRIDTLAHVREAGIKVCCGGIIGMGEEVDDRLGMLVLLANLPSHPESVPINLWNEVKGVPVNDTAERPDAIALARLVAVARILMPKSVVRLSAGRQYMSDELQALCFLAGANSIFIGDVLLTTKNPQTVRDANLLDRLGISSRLNRA, from the coding sequence ATGGCTGACGGATTGGTTGAGACGCGCAAAGACGGCCAGGCTCAGGGTAACCAAGGTGGCGGAGCCATCCGGCACAATTGGACCCGGGCGGAGGCGGAAGCGCTCTACGATCTTCCCTTTGCCGATCTGATGTTTCGCGCGCAGAGCATCCATCGCGCCAACTTCGACCCCAACCATGTCGAGACGGCGAGCCTGCTCAGTATCAAGACCGGCGGCTGTCCCGAAGACTGCGGCTACTGCTCACAGAGTGCGCATTACGACACCGGACTGAAGGCGACCAAGCTGATGGCCCAAGTGGATGTCGTCGCCACCGCGCAGCGCGCGCGCGATGCCGGCGCGACCCGTTTCTGCATGGCGGCGGCCTGGCGAAATCCGAAGGACCGCGATCTCGACGAGGTCTGCGGCATGGTCAGCGCGGTGAAACAACTCGGCATGGAAACCTGCGCAACGCTCGGCATGCTGACGCCCGCGCAGGCTGAGCGTCTGCGCGACGCCGGGCTCGACTTCTACAACCACAACATCGACACCTCGCCGGAGTTCTACGACCAGATCATCACCACGCGCACGTTGCAGGACCGCATCGACACGCTGGCCCATGTGCGCGAAGCCGGCATCAAGGTGTGCTGCGGTGGCATCATCGGGATGGGCGAAGAGGTCGACGACCGGCTCGGCATGCTGGTGCTGCTTGCGAACCTGCCGAGCCATCCCGAAAGCGTGCCGATCAACCTTTGGAATGAAGTGAAGGGTGTACCGGTCAACGACACCGCCGAGCGTCCCGATGCCATCGCGCTGGCGCGGCTGGTTGCGGTGGCCCGCATTCTGATGCCCAAGAGCGTGGTGCGGCTTTCGGCCGGGCGGCAATACATGAGCGATGAATTGCAGGCGCTGTGTTTCCTGGCCGGCGCCAATTCGATCTTCATCGGCGACGTGTTGCTGACGACGAAAAATCCGCAGACCGTACGCGATGCCAATCTTCTTGACCGGCTCGGCATTTCGTCGCGCCTGAACCGGGCTTAG
- a CDS encoding methyl-accepting chemotaxis protein: MLGNLRISYKLLMMIGLSVLGIAAMAGLGLSALWDNMMEDRKAKLQDIVQVAREALDYNLQISKQAGLSEAETIERSKALLRSLRFGKDDYVYATNMQGVAVANPNPKVEGKNLMDAADSDGVYFVRQQIELAPKGGGFTTFRFPRASGGEPLPKLTYSTEYKPFGWVVGAGIYLDDVNAIFWEQARNRSLMVLLSLFVIGGLFFLLGRSIVNPINAMTLAMRKIAQGDTSTSIPALERGDEVGAMAHSVQVFKDNMIDTERMRAEQEAMKAQADTDKKLFLNKMADEFERGVSASLDSLAGAASEMRTTSKGMSSTASEASQQATSVAAVAEQASANVQTVAAATEELSSSVSEIGRQVTQSTEIAGQAVAEANRTNVTVQGLSAAAAKIGDVVKLISDIASQTNLLALNATIEAARAGEAGRGFAVVANEVKSLASQTAKATDEISAQVGAMQNVTTEAVQAIEGIGRTIGAINEITSAISIAVEQQGSATQEIARNVQEAALGTGQVSSNIAAVNHAAEKTGSASNGVLASAEQLSQQAATLRTDVDRFLANIRAA, encoded by the coding sequence ATGCTCGGTAACTTGCGAATTTCCTACAAGCTTCTGATGATGATTGGGCTCTCCGTGCTCGGTATCGCGGCGATGGCCGGCCTCGGTCTGTCGGCGCTGTGGGACAACATGATGGAGGATCGCAAGGCCAAGCTCCAGGACATCGTCCAGGTGGCCCGCGAGGCGCTTGACTACAACTTGCAGATTTCCAAGCAAGCCGGACTTTCGGAGGCCGAAACCATAGAGCGGAGCAAGGCGCTGCTGCGTAGCTTGCGCTTCGGAAAGGACGACTATGTCTACGCCACCAACATGCAGGGGGTCGCGGTAGCCAACCCGAATCCCAAAGTCGAGGGCAAGAATCTGATGGACGCCGCCGATTCCGATGGCGTCTATTTCGTGCGCCAGCAGATCGAACTCGCCCCCAAGGGCGGCGGCTTCACGACGTTCCGCTTTCCGCGCGCTTCGGGTGGGGAGCCGCTGCCAAAACTCACTTACTCCACCGAATACAAGCCTTTCGGCTGGGTCGTAGGCGCCGGCATCTATCTTGACGACGTCAACGCGATCTTCTGGGAACAGGCGCGAAACAGATCGCTCATGGTTCTGCTGTCGCTGTTCGTGATCGGTGGCCTCTTCTTCCTGCTTGGCCGCAGCATCGTGAACCCGATCAACGCGATGACGCTCGCGATGCGCAAGATCGCGCAAGGAGATACCTCGACTTCTATACCGGCGCTGGAGCGCGGCGACGAAGTCGGCGCCATGGCGCACTCGGTGCAGGTCTTCAAGGACAACATGATCGATACGGAGCGGATGCGCGCCGAGCAGGAGGCGATGAAGGCGCAGGCCGATACGGACAAGAAGCTGTTCCTGAACAAGATGGCCGATGAATTCGAACGCGGCGTTAGCGCCTCGCTCGACAGCCTTGCGGGTGCGGCATCTGAAATGCGCACGACCTCGAAAGGCATGTCCTCGACCGCGAGCGAAGCCAGCCAGCAGGCGACCTCCGTCGCTGCCGTTGCCGAGCAGGCGTCGGCTAATGTGCAGACGGTTGCGGCTGCGACCGAAGAACTGTCGTCGTCGGTTTCTGAAATCGGCCGCCAGGTGACCCAATCGACGGAAATCGCCGGTCAAGCGGTCGCCGAAGCCAACCGCACCAATGTCACGGTGCAGGGCTTGTCGGCGGCGGCAGCGAAAATCGGCGACGTCGTCAAACTCATCAGCGACATCGCGAGCCAGACCAATCTGCTGGCGCTCAACGCCACCATCGAGGCGGCGCGCGCGGGCGAAGCCGGCAGGGGCTTTGCGGTCGTCGCCAATGAGGTCAAATCGCTGGCGAGCCAGACCGCGAAGGCGACCGACGAAATCTCGGCGCAGGTCGGCGCCATGCAGAACGTGACGACCGAGGCCGTGCAGGCGATCGAGGGCATCGGCCGCACCATCGGCGCCATCAACGAGATAACATCGGCGATCTCGATCGCGGTCGAGCAGCAGGGTTCCGCTACTCAGGAGATCGCCCGCAACGTGCAGGAAGCGGCGCTCGGGACCGGCCAGGTGTCGAGCAACATCGCGGCCGTCAACCACGCCGCCGAAAAGACCGGATCGGCCTCCAACGGCGTGCTCGCTTCGGCAGAGCAGTTGAGCCAGCAGGCAGCGACCTTGCGCACCGACGTCGATCGGTTCCTCGCCAACATCCGCGCGGCTTAA
- a CDS encoding GntR family transcriptional regulator encodes MKDADENSTVAARITEAIAERIIAGTLKPDAPLRQDHVAREFASSHVPVREAFRQLEAQHLVVALPRRGVRVAPLDATAIREISEMRAALEVVALRHAAPKLTQAHLAKIELALIEGDNAETLQEFEAANRAFHQALVAPCGMPRLLASLDGLQRANSRAVFAMARSAGWRPRSNQDHRLILGALRARDIEQASGLLARHIQTIERLSVPAA; translated from the coding sequence ATGAAAGACGCCGACGAGAATTCCACTGTTGCCGCCCGGATCACCGAGGCCATTGCCGAGCGGATCATCGCAGGCACGCTCAAACCCGACGCGCCGCTGCGCCAGGACCATGTGGCACGCGAATTTGCATCCAGCCACGTCCCGGTTCGCGAAGCCTTCCGCCAGCTCGAAGCCCAGCATCTCGTGGTCGCCCTGCCCCGGCGCGGCGTGCGCGTTGCGCCGCTCGATGCGACCGCGATCCGCGAAATCTCCGAAATGCGCGCCGCGCTGGAGGTGGTCGCGCTACGCCACGCTGCGCCCAAGCTGACGCAGGCGCATCTCGCCAAAATCGAACTGGCGCTGATCGAAGGCGACAATGCCGAGACGTTGCAGGAGTTCGAGGCTGCCAACCGCGCCTTCCACCAGGCGCTGGTCGCGCCGTGCGGCATGCCGCGGCTGCTCGCCAGCCTCGATGGCTTGCAGCGCGCGAATTCGCGGGCAGTGTTTGCGATGGCGCGCAGCGCTGGATGGCGGCCGAGATCCAACCAGGATCATCGTCTCATTCTCGGGGCGTTGCGCGCGCGCGACATTGAACAGGCGAGCGGCCTGCTTGCGCGTCACATCCAGACCATCGAACGCCTGAGCGTCCCGGCGGCGTAA
- a CDS encoding adenosylmethionine--8-amino-7-oxononanoate transaminase — protein MRRKTSPIWHPFTQHALQPEMVRIERGEGAYLYAADGRRIIDAISSWWVVTHGHCHPAIVRAIQAQAEKLTQIIFAGHTHEPAEQVASALLKLTPPGLDYVFFSDSGSTSVEVALKMALGYWHNIGEPRARIVVMQHSYHGDTIGAMSVGARGVFNAAYGPLLFDVSAVPFPHEGQEQATLDALEQACRAKPAAFIVEPLILGAGGMLMYPAWVLKEMKRICEAAGVWFIADEVMTGWGRTGTLFACEQAEVVPDIACYSKGLTGGALPLAVTLCRGEIFDAHFSQDRSRTFFHSSSYTANPVACAAARANLEMWQDPATLSGVTEVAAMQERALAPFRADARFKNVRRTGTITGLDLDVRDSGYLAGIGPRLLEFFGGRNLLLRPLGNTIYVMPPYCVTSADLDEIYAAIADAANLH, from the coding sequence ATGCGCAGGAAGACCTCACCGATCTGGCATCCCTTTACGCAGCACGCGCTCCAGCCCGAGATGGTCAGGATCGAGCGCGGCGAGGGCGCTTATCTCTATGCCGCCGATGGCCGCCGCATCATCGACGCGATCTCCTCGTGGTGGGTGGTCACGCACGGGCATTGTCATCCGGCGATCGTGCGCGCCATTCAGGCGCAGGCTGAAAAACTCACCCAGATCATCTTCGCCGGCCATACCCATGAGCCGGCCGAACAGGTTGCTTCCGCGCTGCTCAAGCTGACGCCGCCCGGCCTCGACTATGTCTTCTTCTCGGATAGCGGGTCGACCAGCGTCGAAGTCGCGCTGAAGATGGCGCTCGGCTACTGGCACAATATCGGCGAGCCGCGCGCGCGGATCGTCGTGATGCAGCACTCCTATCACGGCGACACCATCGGCGCGATGTCGGTCGGCGCACGCGGCGTCTTCAACGCAGCCTATGGTCCGCTGCTGTTCGATGTGTCAGCGGTGCCGTTTCCCCACGAAGGGCAAGAGCAGGCGACGCTGGATGCGCTGGAGCAAGCGTGCCGCGCCAAGCCTGCCGCCTTCATCGTCGAACCCTTGATATTGGGCGCTGGCGGGATGCTGATGTATCCGGCCTGGGTGCTGAAGGAGATGAAGCGGATTTGCGAGGCGGCCGGCGTCTGGTTCATTGCCGACGAGGTCATGACCGGCTGGGGCCGCACCGGGACGCTGTTTGCCTGCGAGCAGGCGGAGGTCGTGCCGGATATCGCCTGCTACTCGAAAGGGCTGACCGGCGGGGCGTTGCCGCTCGCGGTCACGCTGTGCCGGGGTGAGATTTTCGACGCGCACTTCTCGCAGGACCGAAGCCGCACCTTCTTTCATTCGAGCTCCTACACCGCCAATCCCGTGGCCTGCGCCGCCGCCAGGGCCAACCTCGAGATGTGGCAGGATCCGGCAACTCTCTCGGGCGTCACTGAGGTAGCCGCGATGCAGGAGCGGGCGCTCGCGCCGTTCCGGGCAGATGCGCGATTCAAGAACGTTCGCCGGACCGGTACTATTACGGGTTTGGACCTCGACGTGCGCGACAGCGGCTACCTCGCGGGCATCGGTCCAAGGCTTCTCGAATTTTTCGGCGGACGGAATCTGCTGCTGCGCCCGCTTGGCAACACCATCTATGTGATGCCGCCGTATTGCGTCACGTCTGCCGATCTCGATGAGATCTATGCGGCGATTGCCGATGCCGCTAACCTCCACTGA